The following are encoded in a window of Kogia breviceps isolate mKogBre1 chromosome 12, mKogBre1 haplotype 1, whole genome shotgun sequence genomic DNA:
- the KDELR3 gene encoding ER lumen protein-retaining receptor 3, whose amino-acid sequence MNVFRILGDLSHLLAMILLLGKIWRSKCCTGISGKSQILFALVFTTRYLDLFTNFISIYNTVMKVVFLLCAYVTVYMIYGKFRKTFDSENDTFRLEFLLVPVIGLSFLENYSFTPLEILWTFSIYLESVAILPQLFMISKTGEAETITTHYLFFLGLYRALYLANWIRRYQTENFYDQIAVVSGVVQTIFYCDFFYLYVTKVLKGKKLSLPMPI is encoded by the exons ATGAACGTGTTTCGTATCCTGGGCGACCTGAGCCATCTCCTGGCCATGATCTTGCTCCTGGGGAAGATCTGGCGCTCCAAGTGCTGCACGG GCATCTCTGGGAAGAGCCAGATCCTTTTCGCCCTCGTCTTCACCACCAGGTACCTGGACCTGTTCACCAACTTCATCTCCATCTACAACACGGTAATGAAG GTGGTTTTTCTCCTCTGTGCCTATGTCACAGTGTACATGATCTATGGGAAATTCCGGAAAACATTTGACAGTGAGAATGACACATTCCGCCTGGAGTTTCTTCTGGTCCCAGTCATTGGCCTCTCCTTCCTTGAAAACTACAGTTTCACTCCTCTGGAG ATCCTCTGGACTTTCTCTATCTACCTGGAATCAGTGGCCATCCTGCCCCAGCTCTTCATGATCAGCAAGACTGGAGAGGCTGAGACCATTACTACTCATTACCTGTTCTTTCTTGGGCTATACCGGGCCCTCTACTTGGCTAACTGGATCAGGCGGTACCAGACTGAGAATTTCTATGACCAAATTGCAGTGGTGTCTGGAGTAGTACAAACCATCTTCTACTGTGACTTCTTCTACTTGTATGTGACCAAAG TCCTTAAAGGAAAGAAGTTAAGTCTTCCAATGCCAATTTGA